One Sander vitreus isolate 19-12246 chromosome 22, sanVit1, whole genome shotgun sequence DNA segment encodes these proteins:
- the ankrd33ba gene encoding ankyrin repeat domain-containing protein 33B: protein MVLITDDRDGGGASSVRVKQLQQQQKVGGNIIQVHPTIVEESNDDDYLGSCEEDDEEDDGVEADDDEFEEVDFEDLEDCRSIMSDDSFYPPDDVFADSERTPSPESPKPLSFFQACCTNNSAIVRIMMRHGVKKEEVNEKDRNNRTGLLVACYQGFVDVVIALSQCPYLDVNWQDSEGNTALITAAQAGHITITNYLLNYYSGLDIERRNCHGFTALMKAAMQGRVECVRSLMMAGAALNSRDYGRHFTAREWAFFTGRYETAWVMTCLIEQPCPRQFCDTYSLEWPPLASLVAKAQEPRGCLKRLSDSVRNTFNIANVTNPEPEGVIDHMVSITTALRSPFIAVACHTVCPDSPPSVGKRRYAVPEVIRQQRAKELRSINPGRVETHLKLFQNSRVTLVAKNSADRRASLQIQGLSPVAHTEALELRRTSLLPMHMVLRRSSVRPGFSIPKVRVSKAPTPTYEPEKIRRKSSAKDGSGQLLQIPKWRYKELKEERRKAEEAERRRLEAVTKRHLAAGKRK from the exons ATGGTGCTGATCACGGACGACAGGGATGGAGGAGGCGCTTCGTCGGTCCGGGTCaaacagctccagcagcagcagaaagtcGGGGGGAACATCATCCAAGTTCACCCGACCATAGTCGAGGAGTCCAATGATGACGACTACCTAGGCTCGTGCGAGGAGGACGATGAAGAGGACGATGGAGTGGAGGCAGACGATGATGAATTCGAAGAAGTTGACTTTGAGGACTTGGAGGATTGTCGGAGCATCATGTCGGACGACTCCTTCTACCCGCCGGATGATGTGTTCGCTGACTCGGAGCGCACCCCGTCACCGGAAAGCCCAAAACCGCTGTCTTTTTTCCAGGCGTGCTGCACCAACAACTCTGCTATCGTCCGGATAATGATGCGGCATGGAGTGAAGAAGGAGGAGGTCAATGAGAAGGACAGGAATAACAGG ACCGGGCTGTTGGTTGCATGTTACCAAGGTTTCGTGGACGTCGTCATAGCGCTGTCTCAGTGTCCGTATTTGGATGTCAATTGGCAGGACAGTGAGGGAAACACAGCTCTCATCACTGCTGCTCaagcag GCCACATAACAATCACCAACTATCTGCTGAACTACTACTCTGGGTTGGACATCGAGAGGAGAAACTGCCACGGCTTCACCGCTCTGATGAAAGCTGCCATGCAGGGCAGAGTGGAATGTGTGCGCTCGCTCATGATGGCAG GAGCTGCCCTGAATTCCAGGGACTATGGGCGCCACTTTACTGCCAGGGAATGGGCCTTCTTTACGGGCCGTTATGAAACTGCCTGGGTGATGACGTGCCTGATAGAACAGCCCTGCCCGCGCCAGTTCTGTGATACATACAG TCTAGAGTGGCCTCCACTGGCATCACTGGTGGCCAAAGCCCAGGAGCCCCGTGGCTGTCTGAAGCGCCTGTCGGACAGTGTGCGGAACACCTTCAACATAGCGAATGTCACCAACCCTGAGCCTGAAGGTGTTATCGACCACATGGTTTCTATAACAACTGCCTTGAGGAGCCCGTTCATTGCCGTGGCATGCCATACA GTGTGTCCTGACAGCCCCCCAAGTGTGGGCAAACGGCGCTATGCAGTTCCTGAGGTAATCCGCCAGCAGCGGGCCAAGGAGCTCCGCTCTATTAACCCTGGCAGGGTGGAGACCCACCTCAAACTCTTCCAGAACTCCCGGGTCACACTGGTGGCCAAGAACTCAGCAGACCGCCGGGCCAGCCTTCAGATCCAGGGCCTGAGCCCAGTGGCTCATACCGAAGCCCTGGAGCTGCGGAGAACCAGCCTGCTGCCCATGCACATGGTGCTAAGGAGGAGCAGTGTCAGGCCTGGGTTCAGCATCCCCAAAGTGAGGGTGTCCAAGGCCCCTACGCCCACTTATGAACCAGAAAAGATCCGGAGGAAGAGCAGCGCCAAAGATGGAAGCGGACAACTGCTGCAAATACCAAAGTGGCGGTACAAGGAGCTaaaagaagaaaggaggaaagCCGAGGAGGCCGAGAGGAGGAGGCTGGAGGCTGTAACCAAGAGACACCTTGCTGCCGGGAAAAGGAAATAA